The Salmo trutta chromosome 6, fSalTru1.1, whole genome shotgun sequence genomic sequence CAGACTAGGAAAGCACATGGAAGGATTTCACCCCAACAGAGGAAACCAGCAGCTTCATTTGCATATTACACATATACCTTAAAAGAAAGACAAGATAGCAGTTATACTGTTACCTGCCCTCAGTGACTTGTCTAAGAGACCACTCATCACCTGGGCTCTACCTCCCTGTTTTAATTCATCACATAAGAGTCCTCTGTAGGGGCTAACTCATCTTAATCATTATGAAGCATGATTCAGTTCACAGTTGTATAACAAACATAATTCATCTGGATTGGATTAGCCCATTCTGTAATCTGATTGAGTTTGGACCAATTTGGACCATAAATGACAAGTTATATACAATCACCGTGGACAAATGCTTTCTCGATCAGACTAACAAGATAGTTTTCTTTTTGACAAAGCTGTATTTAAAATAACAAAAAGAGGGTTATTTCAAAAACTTGTTTTAAGTGCAGAATTAGTGAGCAACTTTCTCTAGGCCaaatgatagtgtgtgtgtgtgtgttgttcgtCTAGGAGCCAAACTCAATGGTCTCCTCGGTGATGGGTTTGAAGTCGTAGTTCCCTCTCCCGTCCATGTGAAGGTAGTactggaaaaaaataaaaaataaaagctcAGTCTCATTTCAGCCAAACAGGATTCACTTCTTGAATTGTTAATCACGTGcaacaataagtaaaaaaaagaaGCACATTCTGTACAAAGTGCAGCTGCACCATGGGAACTTTAATAAACCATTGCTTACATGCCACAAATTCAACAAAaagatacatattttttttaaactgccaGAAGGAGTTTCCCCACAATAATCTCCCAGAGCACTCCCAACAGTATACGGACACATCAATAGACACAATTCCCCATGTCAAAGTGTTTCCAGAAAAAGGTTGCGATCTTACCTCATGGTGTTTCCACAAAGACTTTCTGTGAGAGACAGTGAACAGACTGATGCCAACCTATTGAAAACAGACCAGGCATAAGCAGCTAGACAACCACACCAAACAGCTTCAGACAACTTGTACGTAAcctgtattattatttattaaaactGGAGAATTAGAAAGACGGATTTAGAAGTAAACACTCAGGCATATAGCAGTATATGCTACGAGTCCAGGCTAAAGGCTGGAGTGGTGTCCGTACCGTTCTGCAGTGGCTGTAGATGAAGTCCTCCACATCAACGCTTACAGCACTGGTGcactcatccaggatggcaaacTGGGGCTTGTGGTAGAACAACCGGGCCATCTACAGACACACGTGAACCAGACCAAACAAAGTCAATGGCCATCTAGACACAAATGAAGCAGACCAaatgtaatggaaattatatgattaaaggtttgactaaatgatttcactcagaaaccttataacctgttgaaatgtattggaaataaggctataataatgggttaaaaactatattGTAATGCTGTGTGTGAATAAGACACTGTtaaaatgagcagggcagagttgataagacgaccttgggaaagAAACAGAAGAggcctccctaagttagggagagtaacaacggcctgggaacgactagttggcaggagattagaagacaggtAGCAAGGTTGATAaggaatgtatgtgtactgtggaaaaatacagccgcctaaatcggggtggagttctctactggtgtgtgtgtgtgtgtgtgtgtgtgtgtgtgtgtgtgtgtgttaatataaaaggctttgtacatTGTAAGGAGGGCAGAGCTCTCCTAAATAAACCTTTTGACCATTGTTGGGCTGGTTCTCCGTCTGCGTCATttaaccagaatcttacaccctctggaggggcagactgagtagtttcaTTGAAGTTCGGTtaaagaacattgataacttaaatTCACATAACACCATACAAAGTCAATGGTCATATACAGACACACGTGAAGCAAACTAAACAAAGTCAATGTTTATGTCCCAAATCTGTCCtgcctactacttactaaaactacactgaacaaaaataaaaagcaacatgcaacaatttcaaagattttactgagttacagttcatatcaggaaattgttcaattgaatttttttttttaaatgaaaaaaataaataaaaattaggccctaaatctatggatttcacatgactgggaatacagacatgcatccgTCTGTCACAGATAcataaaacaatttaataaatgggcctcaggatctcgttacggtatctctgtgcattcaaattgctatcgataaaatgcaattgtgttcgttgtctgtagcttatgcctgcccataccataaccccactgccaccatggggcactctgctcacaacaaggacatcagcaaaccgctcgcccacacggcGTCATACACGtggttgaggccggttggatgtacggccaaattctctaaaataacgttggaggcggcttatggtagagaaatgaacattcaattatctggcaacagctctggtgaacattcctgcagtcagcatgccaattacacgctccttcaaaacttggtgacatctgtggcattgtgttgtgtgacaaaactgcacattctagagtggccttttattgtacccccagcacaaggtgcacatgtgtaatgatcatgctgtttaatcagcttcttgatatgccacacctgtcaggtggatggattatcttggcaaaggagaaatgctcactaacagggacgtaaacaaatttgtggccAAATTTTgtgaaaaataagctttttttgtgcgtatggaaaatttctagtcatgaaaccaacactttacatgttgcgtttatatttttgttcagtgtacatacttAGTACTAATGGTACTATTTAGTTTAATCTTAACGCAATAAGCAACACATACTAGGCTCCTCCTACATTTTCGAAATGTCACATCCTATAAAACGTTCTGTTCATATACCCTAAATGCCTACTATTTAGAAGGCCAGTATGGGCGTCACTCTGTGATAACATGGTGATAGGAGCGTGTAATAATAATAGATGGTAAAGTATCTCCAATGAGGTATGAGAAACCATTTTGATTgtaattttttacttttttttatttcaaataaaaCAAAGAAAACTATTCCATTCAGGAATATTCCTCTCATCCATCTTACCGCCATCCTCTGCTTTTCTCCTCCACTGAGGACGTCCATCCAGTCCTGTACAGTGTCCCAGGTCCCCTCCCTGTCCAGGATGTGACCCAGCTGGACATTGTCCAGGTACTCTTTCAACACCTGGTCAGAGATTCCTTTTCTCTTCTGTTCCTCATAGGTGTCAGGGTAAATCACCTGATCCCTCAGCGTGCCAAGGGTCATGTACGGTCTCTATAATAGGATTCAATAAGTCAAAGGTCATGTAGGGTCTGTGCAATAAGATGgaagaggtcaggggtcatggaGGGTCTCTACAATGAGATGTAACAGACAGACTAGAGTTGGCTGCCAATTCACAATTTGCCAAAACATGGAATAGAATACGGTAATAGGGGTGTAACGGTTTGGTTTCAGTACAGCAGGGAAATTAAATGCCATTCACAACGTTCAGCGTTCGCAACGTTCAGCGTTCGCAACGTTCAGCGTTCGCAACGTTCAGCGTTCACAACGTTCAGCGTTCACAACGTTCAGCGTTCCTTCCATCGTCTGTTGTGACAGGATTGTCATTTTGGGCTTCTCAAGTTTTCACTCTGATGCTGCGTTTGTAACTATgtgggaggtgggaatttaccagTTTTGAAGTCGTAAATACTAGTTGGACGCATTCATGTGATTGAACTAGTTGAGAAACGccgattggctaatggccaacaagctgtgTCAACCGTAAACTAACAGTACAGCTGTCAAGCTCAagttcaaaaatgtatttaatagattgctttttataaataatgtgtTGTTGCATTTAAACTGCCGAAAATGCTGTTATAGGGAccatttccttagtaggtgatgTCAGAGGTCACCATGTGTGGAGGAGTGCGTGCTCTGCATGATGGACGAGTTTCCCCACTAGTAACTACCAGTTGGAGGGCCGTTCAAGTGGACTTTTCCCAGTAGcatgtggtaaattcccacttgGTTAAAACGCACCATGACACTACCTTCTTCAGTGCCAGATTCACACTTGTGACTCTCATAAACGGGGCGTGTCTGTAGCACGGTAAATCCCCCACTCCGGGGTCATGTGACGGGCTGTCACTTAAGTAAGTGTAACACAGGGTGCATTAGCCAATTCATTGAAAACTTTGACTTTGGGTTGCTTATATAGAGCGGGTACGACCCGTTTTACTGAAATGAGTGCGTCTCTTTCACGAGGTGCTGAAAATCCCGTATTCTCAACCACCGAGAATGGGTGTATATTCGCGGCTATAAACCCAAagactgtaaaaaaatataaaaacatagcCTATCACTCTTGTAATTTCTTTGGGCCGGTCAGAATCAGCTTCCAAGGGCTGCTTGAATGCAGAGGgagaccatgctgtgttgttgtttctttgCGTTTCCGTCTTGCTCTGGTGTACTGGGCATCATTCATCCACCACTCTCTTTCCATCGCGGTTGTAATCTACTGGGAAGACAAAATGTTCCTAAATTGGAAATTTAAACGAAGATTGAGGATCGACCCCACCACTCATCGTACAGAACTACTTCCCGGCAGTTTGAAATGTGCCAGTTGATATTTGAATTTTGATAACGTGTGCATAGGCTCTAGTTGTTTTAACGGTAAAGttcgaaaaaaaaaaaattcccagCTCGGTTTTACTCAACAGGCATAGGCCTACGACACAGTTGGGTTTACAGTGCGGACCAAACCGAGGTTCCATACCAAACGGTTTATTGGTAATATAAAATACTCAAGGTGTCCATTTAGTTACCTGAGGAACATAGAAAAGCTTCCCTCTCTCAGGCTTGGTCAGCTGTCCTCCAAACAGAGGCCAGAGCTATAGAGAAACACACAATGTTATCTCCAGGGTTTACTCTTAAGTTACTAAAACCAAAATAATTGATTTTGTTGCAGTACTTCCATTCCCACAGGCACAGTCATATCAATAGAACATAAAACGGAACACTCTTCACCTCTCCCAGGACTCTGAAGAGTGAACTCTTGCCACAGCCATTGGGCCCACACACTAACACGTTGGTACCAGACCTCACCTGGGAtggggggtaaaaaaaaaagagagagagagaaagagagagagacagagaaagagagagagagagagagagagagagagagaaagaataaccTCATTGTAACATCCGGTGTGACCCTTCAAACTTTGAACGTCAACATAATCATTAAAATCAAAGTGGTGTGAACATTCCCGACTTTAAAATACAAAATGTTCTTAAAATGTCAAACTGACTGAATGACTAAACTAGTGGCACACATTCATTAGAGAGGGACTCCACTGTTATGTTAGTTAAAACTAtctgggtaacacacacacacacacacacacacacacgtttatttTGCTAACCAGATGTTCTCAGTGAGACTAACTAGGataaagaaaagaaaagagatGCCTACTTCAAAGGTCAGGTCCTTGATCAGAATATCTCCGTTGGGTGTTGCTAGTGGTGTGTGTTCAAACCTGCAGCACCAAAACAGTCAAGACACTTCTCTTACTGACCACTTACTTCTCTTACTGACCCCTTGGCGGTTTGACCGTGGACAACTTCAGTGAGGTAAACATATTAAAAGAGATTATATGCAGCCAATATTATGTACAGAAATGACCTGAGGCTTGTCACACATACTTGATGATGTGGTCAACGTTGATGATCTGTCCGCCGCCCGGAACCAGCGGGACTCTTTCTACGGCTTCTGATTCCTTGTCCTGATGAGAGACCATGGTGCGCTCGTACTTCCCAGAGTTCAGTTCTTTCAGGACCTTCATGAGTTCAGTGATACGCATGGTGAACCTGGGAGAAGAACGGGAGACAAAGCCTAGCTCAGAACACCTCCTACCCAAAGCACTACGGAGGGAAAGCATGGACAGCGCTGATGGAAGAATGAAGTGGTCATAGAAAGAGTTTGAGGGAGTTTTGTAATCTATGGCTAAAGCAGGCTACTACTTTGAATTATAAATGGAATTGAATAAAAATTCAATTGAATATGTGATGGGAACATAAAGTGTTTTGGGAAGAGAGAAGTCTCACCCAGAGAGCCTGGTCATCTCTCTACCAGCTAGTACGATCCTTCCCAGAGCCTGGGACATTCTCAGCAGCATCCTGCCACTCTGGTAGTAGTCTTCCAGCAGCTCAGGTTGGCTGCTGTTCATGTGGCGAGGGTCGGCTAGGTTGAGGAACGGTCGACTCACCACCAGGTAGCCCACCACAGTGGCTATGTCTGAGGGAAGGAAGAGACCCAAGCACTGGGTTAAGTATAGAGGTGATACATTGAACAAATGTCATTATGTTCGCCTGGCCAAGCAACAATAAAATGTGGCGGCTGGACACAGTGGCAAGTTGGAGAAGTGCAGAAACTAAACTGGCCACCATTTACAGATCTCTCTCTGGCTATGTAACTGATGATTCTATAGGGTTAAAACATCAGATCTCTGGCTATGTAACTGATGATATCACCCTATTAATCTGTAGGGTTAAAACATCAGATCTCTGGCTATGTAACTGATGATATCACCATATTAATCTGTAGGGTTAAAACATCAGATCTCTGGCTATGTAACTGATATCACCCTATTAATCTGTAGGGTTAAAACATCAGATCTCTGGCTATGTAACTGATATCACCCTATTAATCTGTAGGGTTAAAACATCACATCTCTGGCTATGTAACTGATATCACCCTATTAATCTGTAGGGTTAAAACATCACATCTCTGGCTATGTAACTGATGATATCACCCTATTAATCTGTAGGATTAAAACATCAGATCTCTGGCTATGTAACTGATGATATCACCATATTAATCTGTAGGGTTAAAACATCAGATCTCTGGCTATGTAACTGATGATATCACCATATTAATCTGTAGGGTTAAAACATCAGATTTTACACTTGGCGATCAGGCTGTCCACGAAACCCATGGAGAACCGGAAGAAGATAAACTTGTGCAAATGGTCGACCTGAGAAGACAGAAGGTATCACAACATTAATAAACACTTTTAAACTCACAAATCAGCAGTTTGTCCGTGTAGACAGAAGTGAACACGGATCTTTAAATGTACCTTGGACTAACAAACAGCACTCACTAGTTTCTTAAATGTCGAGTGAATCGTCTGTTTTTCTCTCATGTTCCCGTTGTAGAAGGCAATCTCCTCACTAAGACATAACATGTTAAACATCATTCAGTTGTCTTTTTAAACACCATGACAGGGGGGATTTAACAAGTCTTAACGTCAAAATCAAAAAGCACTGTATTGCCAAGCCCATGATGTACTCAGATCCAGGCCTTCACACCTGTTGGTGATGAGTCGTGAGTTGACATATCGGTACTCTCCCTCGTAGCGCTGCTCTGTCACCGTCATTTTACCGATGGGCCGCCGCAGTCTGGTCAGGAACAGGCCTGAGACCAGCAGGTAGGCCATCATACTCGCTGGGCCCTGAGGGGAAACAGTGGCATCACATCCTGTTAATGCCAATgcggagagagatagagagagatagatagagatagatagagagatagatagagagatagatagagagatagagagagagatagagagagagatagagagagagatagagagagagatagagagagagatagaatttCAGAACATTCTAAAACCTGAATGGAATCTATTGGTTGCTTCTGGAATCTGAATTCGTATTTACCTGGGCACCGATGGCAGACGTCAGCTTGAAGATGTACAGTCCAATGTCCAAGAGAGGCTAAAGGGGATATGCAGTAGCGTTAACATGTGATACTATGTAGACCTCcctggtggagtaggggcctgagggcacacagtgtgttgtgaaatctgtcaaTATATTGTCAAATTAtataaactgccttcattttgctggattCCAGGAGGagttgctgctgccttggcaggaaccaatggggatcaataataaatacaaatagcagcTTTCAGCAATATCATGATTTACACAACAAGTTAATGATCGACTAAGGTGTACTACAACAACCATACAAATTCCTAACGGACACCttggaaccacacacacacacacgaagctATAGACAAGAATGTATACTTTGGTCTTAAACAAACAGTAGTCAGCATGATCGTTTAGGTTTTTCGCTAAAGTACCTTGCTGAGGTTGGAGTAGAGGTCCACCACGCTGTTACAGAACCTCTCCACATCCTGAGTCAGCAGCTGGTCAGCGTTAGCGATGCGGTTATCCAGATTGCCCATTTTGTAGTACGTGTATCCTCTGGGGATGACAGACATTTTGACTGAGTTCatttacagacagactgactaTGGGAATGTAAGGTTATGAGAAGAGGCCGTAGACGGTAGACGGCGCGGTAGACAGTAGACAGCGCGGCAGACAGCGCGGCAGACAGTAGACAGCGCGGCAGACAGCGCGGCAGACAGTAGACAGCGCTGCAGACAGCGCGGCAGACAGCGCGGCAGACAGCGCGGCAGACAGCGCGGCAGACGGTAGACAGCGCGGCAGACAGCGCggcagacagtagacagtagacggCGCGGCAGACGGTAGACAGCGCGGCAGACAGTAGACAGCGCGGtagacagtgcggtagacagtgcggtagacagtgcggtagacagtgcggtagacagtgcggtagacagtgcggtagacagcgcggtagacagcgcggtagacagtagacagtgcagtagacagtagacagtgcagtagacagtgcggtagacagCGCGGTAGACTGTAGACAgtgcagtagacagtagacagtgcagtagacagcgcggtagacagcgcggtagacagcgcggtagacagcgcggtagacagtagacagtgcagtagacagtaggcagcgCGGTAGGCAGCGCGGTAGGCAGCGCGGTAGGCAGCGCGGTAGACAGCGCGGTAGGCAGCGCGGTAGGCAGCGCGGTAGACAgtgcagtagacagtaggcagtgcagtagacagtgcggtagacagcgcggtagacagcacggtagacagtagacagtgcggtagacagtagacagtgcggtagacagCGCGGTAGGCAGCGCGGTAGACAgtgcagtagacagtaggcagtgcAGTAGGCAGCGCGGTAGACAGcgcagtagacagtaggcagtgcGGTAGACAGCGCGGTAGACAGCGCGGTAGGCAGCGCGGTAGGCAACGCGGTAGACAGTAGGCAGTGCGGTAGACAGCGCGGTAGGCAGCGCGGTAGACAGTAGGCAGTGCGGTAGACGGTAGACAGTAGGCAGCGCGGTAGACAATAGGGAGAGCGGTAGACGGTAGACAGTAGGCAGTGCGGTAGGCAGCGCGGTAGACAGTAGGCAGTGCGGTAGACAGTAGGCAGTGCGGTAGGCAGTGCGGTAGACAGTGGGCAGTGCGGTAGGCAGTgcggtagacagtagacagtgcagtagacagtgcggtagacagtaggcagtgcggtagacagcgcggtagacagtaggcagtgcggtagacagtgcggtagacagcgcggtagacagcgcggtagacagcgcggtagacagcgcggtagacagtagatacagtacggtagacagtagagacagcgcggtagacagtgcggtagacagtagacagtagagacagtgcggtagacagtgcgatagacagcgcggtagacagtgcggtagacagcgcggtagacagtagacagtgcggtagacagcgcggtagacagtgcggtagacagcgcggtagacagcgcggtagacagtagagacagtgcggtagacagtgcggtagacagtgcggtagacagtagagacagtgcGGTAGACAGCGCGGTAGACAGCGCGGTAGACGGTAGACAGCGCAGtagacagtgcggtagacagtgcggtagacagtgcggtagacagtgcggtagacagtgcggtagacagtgcggtagacagtagacagcgcggtagacagcgcggtagacagcgcggtagacagtagacagtgcagtagacagtagacagtgcagtagacagtgcggtagacagcgcggtagacagtagacagtgcagtagacagtagacagtgcaGTAGACAGCGCGGTAGACAGCGCGGTAGACAGCGCGGTAGGCAGCgcggtagacagtagacagtgcggtagacagtagacagtgcggtagacagCGCGGTAGGCAGCGCGGTAGACAgtgcagtagacagtaggcagcgCGGTAGACAGcgcagtagacagtaggcagtgcGGTAGACAGCGCGGTAGACAGCGCGGTAGGCAGCGCGGTAGGCAACGCGGTAGACAGTAGGCAGTGCGGTAGACAGCGCGGTAGGCAGCGCGGTAGGCAGCGCGGTAGACAGTAGGCAGTGCGGTAGACGGTAGACAGTAGGCAGCGCGGTAGACGGTAGGGAGTGCGGTAGACGGTAGACAGTAGGCAGTGCGGTAGGCAGCGCGGTAGACAGTAGGCAGTGCGGTAGACAGTAGGCAGTGCGGTAGACAGTAGGCAGTGCGGTAGGCAGTGCGGTAGACAGTGGGCAGTGCGGTAGGCAGTgcggtagacagtagacagtgcagtagacagtgcggtagacagtaggcagtgcggtagacagcgcggtagacagtaggcagtgcggtagacagtgcggtagacagcgcggtagacagcgcggtagacagcgcggtagacagtagatacagtacggtagacagtagagacagtgcggtagacagtgcggtagacagcgcggtagacagcgcggtagacagcgcggtagacagtgcggtagacagcgcggtagacagtagagacagtgcggtagacagtgcggtagacagtgcggtagacagtgcggtagacagtagagacagtgcggtagacagtgcggtagacagCGCGGTAGACAGCGCGGTAGACGGTAGACAGCGCGAtagacagtgcggtagacagtgcggtagacagtagacagtgcagtagacagtgcggtagacagtagacagtgcggtagacagtgcggtagacagtgcggtagacagcgcggtagacagcgcggtagacagcgcggtagacagcgcggtagacagtagacagtgcagtagacagtagacagtgcagtagacagtgcggtagacagcgcg encodes the following:
- the abcd3a gene encoding ATP-binding cassette sub-family D member 3a isoform X2; this encodes MVPRWFCKETGYLVLIAAMLVARTYCDVWMIQNGTMIESAIIGRSNTDFKNYLFNFCKVMPLIALVNNFLKLGLNELKLRFRVRLTKHLYDEYLKGYTYYKMGNLDNRIANADQLLTQDVERFCNSVVDLYSNLSKPLLDIGLYIFKLTSAIGAQGPASMMAYLLVSGLFLTRLRRPIGKMTVTEQRYEGEYRYVNSRLITNSEEIAFYNGNMREKQTIHSTFKKLVDHLHKFIFFRFSMGFVDSLIAKYIATVVGYLVVSRPFLNLADPRHMNSSQPELLEDYYQSGRMLLRMSQALGRIVLAGREMTRLSGFTMRITELMKVLKELNSGKYERTMVSHQDKESEAVERVPLVPGGGQIINVDHIIKFEHTPLATPNGDILIKDLTFEVRSGTNVLVCGPNGCGKSSLFRVLGELWPLFGGQLTKPERGKLFYVPQRPYMTLGTLRDQVIYPDTYEEQKRKGISDQVLKEYLDNVQLGHILDREGTWDTVQDWMDVLSGGEKQRMAMARLFYHKPQFAILDECTSAVSVDVEDFIYSHCRTVGISLFTVSHRKSLWKHHEYYLHMDGRGNYDFKPITEETIEFGS
- the abcd3a gene encoding ATP-binding cassette sub-family D member 3a isoform X1 encodes the protein MAAVSKYLTAKNSSIAGGVLLVLYILKQRRRGKSSGKKGGSELELRNDDKAAKKDRAAVDYVFFLRISKIIRIMVPRWFCKETGYLVLIAAMLVARTYCDVWMIQNGTMIESAIIGRSNTDFKNYLFNFCKVMPLIALVNNFLKLGLNELKLRFRVRLTKHLYDEYLKGYTYYKMGNLDNRIANADQLLTQDVERFCNSVVDLYSNLSKPLLDIGLYIFKLTSAIGAQGPASMMAYLLVSGLFLTRLRRPIGKMTVTEQRYEGEYRYVNSRLITNSEEIAFYNGNMREKQTIHSTFKKLVDHLHKFIFFRFSMGFVDSLIAKYIATVVGYLVVSRPFLNLADPRHMNSSQPELLEDYYQSGRMLLRMSQALGRIVLAGREMTRLSGFTMRITELMKVLKELNSGKYERTMVSHQDKESEAVERVPLVPGGGQIINVDHIIKFEHTPLATPNGDILIKDLTFEVRSGTNVLVCGPNGCGKSSLFRVLGELWPLFGGQLTKPERGKLFYVPQRPYMTLGTLRDQVIYPDTYEEQKRKGISDQVLKEYLDNVQLGHILDREGTWDTVQDWMDVLSGGEKQRMAMARLFYHKPQFAILDECTSAVSVDVEDFIYSHCRTVGISLFTVSHRKSLWKHHEYYLHMDGRGNYDFKPITEETIEFGS
- the abcd3a gene encoding ATP-binding cassette sub-family D member 3a isoform X3, whose protein sequence is MAAVSKYLTAKNSSIAGGVLLVLYILKQRRRGKSSGKKGGSELELRNDDKAAKKDRAAVDYVFFLRISKIIRIMVPRWFCKETGYLVLIAAMLVARTYCDVWMIQNGTMIESAIIGRSNTDFKNYLFNFCKVMPLIALVNNFLKLGLNELKLRFRVRLTKHLYDEYLKGYTYYKMGNLDNRIANADQLLTQDVERFCNSVVDLYSNLSKPLLDIGLYIFKLTSAIGAQGPASMMAYLLVSGLFLTRLRRPIGKMTVTEQRYEGEYRYVNSRLITNSEEIAFYNGNMREKQTIHSTFKKLVDHLHKFIFFRFSMGFVDSLIAKYIATVVGYLVVSRPFLNLADPRHMNSSQPELLEDYYQSGRMLLRMSQALGRIVLAGREMTRLSGFTMRITELMKVLKELNSGKYERTMVSHQDKESEAVERVPLVPGGGQIINVDHIIKFEHTPLATPNGDILIKDLTFEVRSGTNVLVCGPNGCGKSSLFRVLGELWPLFGGQLTKPERGKLFYVPQITTAMEREWWMNDAQYTRARRKRKETTTQHGLPLHSSSPWKLILTGPKKLQE